The window ATATTCTTCACCTGCGAAGTGCCTTCCCGTCAGGGTTTTTGAACCGTAGAGAAGTCCAATTATTCCTTGCAGGACAGGCACTTTCGCTTATCTACACACCCCCACAGTCAACATTCCACGAAAAATCCGGGTTAGGTTGGACGAGTGCGATTAGGCGTGCTCGACGTGGGCAGCAACACCGTTCATCTGTTGGTGGTGGACGCCCGCCGGGGTGGGCACCCGACGCCGATGAGTTCCACGAAGGCCTCCCTGCGCCTCGCCGAGGCGATCGACGACTCGGGGAAGCTGACCCGCCGGGGGGCCGACAAGCTGATCGGCACCCTCGACGAGTTCGCCCGCATCGCGACCAGCTCCGGATGTGCGGAGCTGATGGCGTTCGCGACCTCGGCGGTGCGCGACGCGCGCAACTCCGAAGAGGTGCTCGCCCGCGTGAAGGCCGAGACCGGTGTCGAGCTCAAGGTGCTCAGCGGGGTCGACGAGTCACGGCTGACCTTCCTGGCGGTGCGCCGCTGGTACGGCTGGAGTGCGGGACGCATCGTCAACATCGACATCGGCGGAGGCTCGCTGGAGCTCTCCAGCGGTGTCGACGAGGAGCCCGATGTGGCGTTGTCGCTGCCGCTGGGCGCGGGCCGGATGACCCGCGAATGGCTTCCCGACGATCCGCCGGGGCGGCGCCGGGTCGCGATGCTGCGCGACTGGCTGACCAACGAGCTGTCCGACGCCGCGGCGGCGGTCACCGAGGCCGGGACCCCGGACCTCGCGGTCGCGTCCTCGAAGACGTTCCGTTCGCTGGCGCGCCTCACCGGTGCCGCGCCGTCGGGAGCCGGGCCGAGGGTCAAGCGCACGCTCACCGCAACGGGTCTTCGGCAACTCATAAATTTCATCTCTAGGATGACCGCGGCTGACCGAGCTGAACTGGAAGGAGTGAGCGCCGATCGTGCGCCGCAGATCGTTGCGGGCGCGCTGGTGGCGGAGGCGAGCATGAACGCCCTGAACATCGAGAGTGTCGACATCTGTCCCTGGGCGTTGCGGGAAGGGCTCATCCTGCGGAAACTCGACAGCGAGGCCGACGGCAGCGATTTCGTCGGCGGATCCTCGAACCAAGTGAGTGGAAGGGGCAAGGCAGCCAAGACCGGCGCACGGGAATCCGCCCGCACGGCAGATGCCCGTACGTAATGCTCAACGGTGAAGCAGCGAGGCTCGAAGGCGACAGGCGATGACTGGAACTGAGGACAGCAACAGCAGTACCCGGCCGATCTCGGTCGCCGAACTGCTGGCCAAGAACGGCACCATCGGCGCACCGCCGGTTGGGGGCCGGCGTCGCCGACGCCGCGGCAACAGCGATGCCGTCACCGTCGCCGAGCTCACCGGTGAGATCCCGATCATCCGTCCCGACGACCCCCCGCCCGCGCCGGTCACGGCCACGGAGCCGGTGGCCGAGCCGATCGAGGAAGCTCCCGCTGAGGCTGAAGTCGAAGTCGAAGCTGAAGCCGAAGTCGAAGCCGAGTCCGAAGTCGAGGCTGAGGACACCGACGTCGAGGACGCCACCGACGTCGAGGTTGAGGCCACCGACGACGTCGAGGCCCCCGACGTCGAGGCTGAGGCCCCCGCCGACGTCGTGGACACCGACGTTCAGGCTGAGGCCACCGATGTCGACGTTGAGGCTGAGACCGTCGAGCAGGTTGCGCCCGTCGCACCGCCGGCCGCGGAGCCTTCCCGGTCGCGCCGCTTCGGCTTCCTTCGCCTCGGCCGCAGGAGCGCTCCCGCCGCAGTAACTCCCGTCGCTGAGACTTCTGTCGCCGAAGTTCCCGCCGACCAGGTCGACACGGTCGACGACGCCCCGGTGGCCGAGGAGACGGCCGAGATCGAGAAGACCGAGTCCGGGGAGACCGCCGAAGACGCGATCGCCGAGGAGCCCAGCGACACGATCACCGAGGACGCGCACGACGAGGACCTGCACGCCGAGGACCTCGAACCGGCCTTCGACGACGAGGACCTCGACGACCGGGACAGTGACGAGCTGCCCTCCTACCTGCGCTCGTCGGAGGAACCGCTGTTCGGAGGACAGTCCGTCGTCGACGAGCTGGCACGGCAGGGCGACCGCTCGTCGCGTGCCGACACGGTCGAGGACAGGGACGCCGCCGTCGAGACGGTCGACGCCGACGAGACCGACGACGATCTGGTCGACGAGCCGGACGACCACGACGCACCGCGGACGATGTCACCGCTGGTGAGCGCGCTGTGGATCATCGGGCAGAGCGTGATCGCCGTGGTCTTCGGTGCGGGCCTGTTCGTCGCCTTCGATCAGCTGTGGAAGTGGAACAACATCATCGCGCTGGTGCTGTCGGTCCTGGTGATCCTGGGCCTTGTCGTCGGTGTCCGGCTGGTGCGCAAGACCGAGGACATCGGCAGCACGTTGATCGCCGTGGCGGTCGGTGCGCTGGTCACCCTCGGCCCGCTGGCGTTGTTGCAGTCGGGCTGAGCGCGGATCCCGGTACCCCACACCACTGTGCGCCCTGCAATCAAGGTTGGCCTGTCGACGGCCTCGGTCTATCCGCTCAAGACCGAGGCGGCCTTCGAGTACGCCGCGAACCTCGGCTACGACGGGGTTGAGCTGATGGTGTGGGCCGAAGCCGTCAGCCAGGACATCGATGCGATCGCCGCGATGTCGAAGCGCTACGGCGTGCCGGTGCTGTCGGTGCATGCTCCGTGTCTGCTCATCACCCAGCGGGTGTGGGGCGCCAACCCGATCACGAAGCTCGCGCGCAGCGTGCGCGCGGCCGAACAGCTCGGCGCCCAGACCGTGGTGGTGCATCCACCGTTCCGCTGGCAGCGGCGCTACGCCGAGGGTTTCAGCGACCAGGTGGCCGAACTGGAGTCCGGCAGCGACGTGTTGGTCGCGGTGGAGAACATGTTCCCGTTCCGCGCCGACCGGTTCTTCGGGGCCGGCCCCACCTCGATCGAGCGGATGCGCAAACGCGGCGGAACTCCGGGCCCGGGTATCTCGGCGTTCGCACCGTCCTATGACCCGCTCGACGGAGGCCACGCCCACTACACGCTCGACCTGTCCCACACCGCGACAGCGGGCACCGATGCCCTCGACATGGCCGCCCGGATGGGCGAAGGCCTGGCCCACCTCCACCTCTGCGACGGCAGCGGCGCCTCCTACGACGAGCACCTGGTGCCCGGCCGCGGCACCCAGCCGACGGCCGAGGTGTGCGAGATGCTGGCTGCGAGCGACTTCGCCGGGCATGTCATCCTCGAGGTCACGACCTCCGGCGCGCGCAGCGCGGCCGAGCGGGAGGCGTTGTTGACCGAGTCGCTGCAGTTCGCCAGGACGCATCTGCTGCGCTGAGCCGAGGATGCTGAGGTTGCGGTGATGACGAGTTCCACCCTGTTCACCGACGCGATGGCGCTGACGCCGGCCGGCGACGGTGTGTATCACGGTGTGCTGAACGAACATTGGACGATCGGGCCCAAGGTGCACGGTGGCGCGATGCTCGCGTTGTGCGCGAACGCGGCCAGGACCGAGTTCGGCGAGGAGGGCGTGGAACCGATCGCGGTGTCGGGCAGTTTCCTGTGGGCGCCCGATCCCGGTGCCATGCAGGTCGTCACGACGGTACGCAAGCGGGGCCGCCGGGTCAGCCTGCTCGACGTCGAGCTTCAGCAGGGAGATCGGGTCGCGTTGCGGGCGGCCATCACTATGGGCACCCCGGAACATCATGTGCCGCCGCTGTTGTCGGTGAACCCGGTCGTCCCGTTGATGACGCCGGAGCCGCCGCCCGGGCTGGAACCGATCGGGCCGGGCCACTCGATGGCCGACATCGTCCACCTCGCCCACGGCTGCGACATCAGGCCGTCGCTGACGACGTTCGATCCCCGCCAGGACGGGGGCATGCCGGTGATCGAGTACTGGGTGCGGCCCAAGGGTGTGGCGCCGGATCTGCTGTTCGCGCTGCTGTGCGGCGATGTGTCGGCTCCGGTCACGTTCGGGGTCAACAGGTTCGGCTGGGCCCCGACCGTGCAGCTGACGGCGTACCTGCGGGCGCTGCCCGCCGACGGCTGGCTGCGCGTGATGTGCACGGCCACCCAGATCGGCGAGGACTGGTTCGACGAGGACCATATCGTCGTCGACTGCGAGGGCCGGATCATCGTGCAGACACGACAGCTGGCGATGGTGCCGTCCCGGTAGCCGCCGGGCGCACGCCGACGGGGATCGCGTGCAATGCTTGCCCGCATGGCCAGAATCGCGATCATTGGCGGCGGAAGTATCGGTGAGGCGTTGCTGGCGGGGCTGCTGCGCGCCGGCAGGCAGGTCAAGGACCTGGTGGTTGCGGAGAAGAGCCCCGATCGCGGCAAGTACCTCGCCGAGAAGTACTCCGTGCTGGTGACGACGGTGGCCGACGCCGTCGACGCGGCCACCTACGTGATCGTCGCCGTGAAACCCGCTGACGTGCAGCATGTGATCGGCGACATCGCCGATACCGCGGCCCGTGCCGACAGCGACGCCGCCGAGCAGGTGTTCGTGTCCGTCGCCGCGGGCGTCGGCACATCGTTCTACGAGAGCAAGCTGCCGGCGGGCTCGCCGGTGATCCGGGTGATGCCGAACGCGCCGATGCTCGTCGGCGGCGGTGTCAGCGCGCTGGCCCCGGGGCGCTTCGCGAGCCCCGAGCAACTCAAAGAGGTGTCGCTGCTGTTCGACGCCGTCGGGGGCGTCCTCACCGTCGCCGAGTCACAGATCGACGCCGTCACCGCGGTGTCGGGGTCCGGCCCGGCGTACTTTTTCCTGATGGTCGAGGCGCTCGTCGACGCCGGAGTGGACGCCGGTCTGCCGCGCGCGGTGGCGACGGATCTGGCGGTCCAGACGATGGCGGGTTCGGCGGCGATGCTCCTGGAACGGCTCGATCAGAACGCGGCGGGGAGCGCGTCGGCGGGTCCGTCGATGGACACCTCGGCCGCCCAGCTGCGGGCCACCGTGACGTCCCCGGGCGGTACCACGGCGGCTGGTCTGCGGGAACTGGAGCGGGGCGGTCTGCGGGCGGCGGTCGCGAACGCCGTGGAAGCCGCAAAAAAGCGCTCTGAGCAGCTCGGAATTACAACTGAGTAGTTCACCAATTTGGGACTGAATACCCCACACCCGTCGCAGTAACCCCACCCGCCACGCTATTCTCCCAGTGGTAAGCACGGGTGGGTCCAGCGGTGGGGAAGCCGCTGGAACTGCCCGCGCCTGAGGATTGGGTTGCGATGACGTCTATGAACGGGCCATCTTCGCGGGATTCGGCTGGCGGCAAGGCGGCGCGGGACGCCGGGCAGGGCAGTGCGGGTGACGCGCAGTCGCCTCGTGCCCAGTTCCTGACCGTCGCCGAGGTGGCGAGCCTGATGCGGGTCAGCAAAATGACCGTGTACCGCCTGGTGCACAACGGTGAGCTGCCCGCCGTCCGGGTGGGTCGCTCGTTCCGGGTGCACGCCAAAGCGGTGCACGACATGCTGGAGAGCTCGTACTTCGACGCAGGCTGAGCCTGCCCGAGCACCCCGGTTGCGCCCGGCAACCGGATTTCAGCGCCAGGACGGTCGCCAGGTAAGGTGATCGGTCGAGGCTGGCACCGGCACGGATGGTGTCCGGAGTGCCTTCTAGTCAACTGATCGGACGTAGGTAGCGGAGTTCATGGGTTCTGTCATCAAGAAGCGGCGTAAGCGCATGTCGAAGAAGAAGCACCGCAAGCTGCTTCGTCGCACCCGGGTGCAGCGCAGAAAACTCGGCAAGTAACCCGCCGGCTCGTCGTCGCTAGGCTGTCTGGATGGATTCCGAGGGTCGGTCCGGGACAGGCCCCGAAGGATCCGACGCCCGCGAGGGCCTGGACTATCCGAAGGTCGTCCTGGTCACGGGTGCCTGCCGATTTCTCGGCGGATACCTGACCGCCCGACTGGCGCAGAACCCGCTGATCAACCATGTGATCGCGGTCGACGCGGTCGCACCCAGCAAGGATCTGCTGAGAAGGATGGGCCGCGCGGAGTTCGTCCGCGCCGACATCCGCAACCCGTTCATCGCGAAGGTCATCCGTAACGGCGAGGTCGACACCGTCGTCCACGCCGCGGCCGCGTCCTACGCGCCCCGCGCGGGCGGCCGGGCGACGCTCAAAGAGATCAACGTCATGGGTGCGATCCAGCTTTTCGCCGCGTGCCAGAAGGCGCCGTCGGTGCGCCGGGTCATCCTGAAGTCGACGTCGGAGGTCTACGGGTCCAGTTCACGGGATCCGGTGTTGTTCTCCGAGAGCAGCAGCCGCCGCAGACCTCCGGGCGAGGGCTTCGCCCGGGACAGCATCGACATCGAGGGCTACGCGCGCGGCATGGGCCGGCGCAGGCCCGACATCGCGGTCACCATCCTGCGGCTGGCGAACATGATCGGCCCGGCCATGGACACCGCGCTGTCGCGGTATCTGGCCGGACCGGTGGTACCGACCGTGATCGGACACGATCCGCGGTTGCAGCTGCTCCATGAGCAGGACGCGCTCGGAGCCCTGGAACGCGCCACCATGGCAGGCAGGTCAGGGGCGTTCAACATCGGAGCCTCCGGAATCATCACGATGAGCCAGGCGATCCGGCGCGCCGGCCGGTTGGCCCTTCCGGTTCCGCGTTCGGCGCTGGTGGCGGTGGATTCGCTGTGGCGGGCCACCCGCAACACCGAACTCGACCGCGAGCAACTCGACTATCTGAGCTACGGCCGGGTGATGGACACGTCGAGGATGCGCAACGAGCTCGGCTACTCGCCGAAGTGGACCACTGCCGAAGCCTTCGACGATTATGTCCGGGGCCGCGGTCTGACGCCGATCATCGATCCGCGGTGGATACACGCCGTGGAGAATCGCGCGGTAGCGGCGGCGCAGCGCTGGGGACGGTAGACTCAGCGGCTAGCGCGACAACGGGGGATTGTGGGGAGGAAGTAGAGACGGTGGCCGGCGAGCCTAAAGCGAAAGTCATTCCGCTGCACGCGAATTCAGGTCGCGGTGCGGCCGCTCGTCGTTCGGCGTCGCAGCGGGCTGACAGTGCGTCGCGGCATCCGTCGGTTCTGTCCGACCCGAAGGGCCGCGCCTCGGCCGAGCAGATCGCCTCCGTCGTCCGCGAGATCGACCAGCGTCGCGGGCCGAGTTCCGGCACCGGTTTCGACGCCCCGCCGCCCAACGAACTCGCGCAGCGCATCGCCGCAATCGCCGAGTTCGTCCGCAAGCGGATGACGGGCGAGTACACCGTCGACGAGTTCGGGTTCGACCCACACCTCAACGACGCAATCTTTCTTCCTTTGCTGCGCGTGCTGTTCAACTCGTGGTTCCGGGTCGAGGTCAGCGGAATCGAGAACCTCCCCGAGACGGGTGCCGCGCTCGTGGTGGCCAACCACGCCGGGGTGCTCCCGTTCGACGGCCTGATGACCCAGGTGGCGGTTCGCGACGAGCATCCCGCCCACCGCGATCTGCGCCTGCTGGCCGCCGACATCGTGTTCGACATGCCGATGGTCGGCCAGGCCGCCCGCAAGGCCGGCCACACGATGGCGTGCACCGACGACGCCCACCGGTTGCTGGCCGCGGGCGAGCTGACGGCCGTGTTCCCCGAGGGGTACAAGGGCCTGGGCAAGCACTTCAAGGACCGGTACAAGCTGCAACGGTTCGGCCGCGGCGGCTTCGTGTCCGCCGCGCTGCGCACCAAGGCGCCCATCGTGCCGTGCTCGATCGTCGGGTCCGAGGAGATCTACCCGATGATCGCCGACGTCAAATTGCTGGCCAGGCTGCTGGGTCTGCCCTACTTCCCGGTGACCCCGCTGTTCCCGGCGGCCGGACCGCTGGGTGTGGTGCCGCTGCCGTCGAAGTGGTACATCCAGTTCGGCGAGCCGATCGACACCAC is drawn from Mycolicibacterium gilvum and contains these coding sequences:
- a CDS encoding 30S ribosomal protein bS22; this encodes MGSVIKKRRKRMSKKKHRKLLRRTRVQRRKLGK
- a CDS encoding sugar phosphate isomerase/epimerase family protein, whose amino-acid sequence is MRPAIKVGLSTASVYPLKTEAAFEYAANLGYDGVELMVWAEAVSQDIDAIAAMSKRYGVPVLSVHAPCLLITQRVWGANPITKLARSVRAAEQLGAQTVVVHPPFRWQRRYAEGFSDQVAELESGSDVLVAVENMFPFRADRFFGAGPTSIERMRKRGGTPGPGISAFAPSYDPLDGGHAHYTLDLSHTATAGTDALDMAARMGEGLAHLHLCDGSGASYDEHLVPGRGTQPTAEVCEMLAASDFAGHVILEVTTSGARSAAEREALLTESLQFARTHLLR
- a CDS encoding SDR family oxidoreductase, encoding MDSEGRSGTGPEGSDAREGLDYPKVVLVTGACRFLGGYLTARLAQNPLINHVIAVDAVAPSKDLLRRMGRAEFVRADIRNPFIAKVIRNGEVDTVVHAAAASYAPRAGGRATLKEINVMGAIQLFAACQKAPSVRRVILKSTSEVYGSSSRDPVLFSESSSRRRPPGEGFARDSIDIEGYARGMGRRRPDIAVTILRLANMIGPAMDTALSRYLAGPVVPTVIGHDPRLQLLHEQDALGALERATMAGRSGAFNIGASGIITMSQAIRRAGRLALPVPRSALVAVDSLWRATRNTELDREQLDYLSYGRVMDTSRMRNELGYSPKWTTAEAFDDYVRGRGLTPIIDPRWIHAVENRAVAAAQRWGR
- a CDS encoding thioesterase family protein, which gives rise to MTSSTLFTDAMALTPAGDGVYHGVLNEHWTIGPKVHGGAMLALCANAARTEFGEEGVEPIAVSGSFLWAPDPGAMQVVTTVRKRGRRVSLLDVELQQGDRVALRAAITMGTPEHHVPPLLSVNPVVPLMTPEPPPGLEPIGPGHSMADIVHLAHGCDIRPSLTTFDPRQDGGMPVIEYWVRPKGVAPDLLFALLCGDVSAPVTFGVNRFGWAPTVQLTAYLRALPADGWLRVMCTATQIGEDWFDEDHIVVDCEGRIIVQTRQLAMVPSR
- the proC gene encoding pyrroline-5-carboxylate reductase; amino-acid sequence: MARIAIIGGGSIGEALLAGLLRAGRQVKDLVVAEKSPDRGKYLAEKYSVLVTTVADAVDAATYVIVAVKPADVQHVIGDIADTAARADSDAAEQVFVSVAAGVGTSFYESKLPAGSPVIRVMPNAPMLVGGGVSALAPGRFASPEQLKEVSLLFDAVGGVLTVAESQIDAVTAVSGSGPAYFFLMVEALVDAGVDAGLPRAVATDLAVQTMAGSAAMLLERLDQNAAGSASAGPSMDTSAAQLRATVTSPGGTTAAGLRELERGGLRAAVANAVEAAKKRSEQLGITTE
- a CDS encoding lysophospholipid acyltransferase family protein; its protein translation is MAGEPKAKVIPLHANSGRGAAARRSASQRADSASRHPSVLSDPKGRASAEQIASVVREIDQRRGPSSGTGFDAPPPNELAQRIAAIAEFVRKRMTGEYTVDEFGFDPHLNDAIFLPLLRVLFNSWFRVEVSGIENLPETGAALVVANHAGVLPFDGLMTQVAVRDEHPAHRDLRLLAADIVFDMPMVGQAARKAGHTMACTDDAHRLLAAGELTAVFPEGYKGLGKHFKDRYKLQRFGRGGFVSAALRTKAPIVPCSIVGSEEIYPMIADVKLLARLLGLPYFPVTPLFPAAGPLGVVPLPSKWYIQFGEPIDTTDYDESAAEDPMVTFDLTDQVRETIQQTLYQLLANRRNTFFG
- a CDS encoding Ppx/GppA phosphatase family protein, translated to MRLGVLDVGSNTVHLLVVDARRGGHPTPMSSTKASLRLAEAIDDSGKLTRRGADKLIGTLDEFARIATSSGCAELMAFATSAVRDARNSEEVLARVKAETGVELKVLSGVDESRLTFLAVRRWYGWSAGRIVNIDIGGGSLELSSGVDEEPDVALSLPLGAGRMTREWLPDDPPGRRRVAMLRDWLTNELSDAAAAVTEAGTPDLAVASSKTFRSLARLTGAAPSGAGPRVKRTLTATGLRQLINFISRMTAADRAELEGVSADRAPQIVAGALVAEASMNALNIESVDICPWALREGLILRKLDSEADGSDFVGGSSNQVSGRGKAAKTGARESARTADART
- a CDS encoding helix-turn-helix domain-containing protein, translated to MTSMNGPSSRDSAGGKAARDAGQGSAGDAQSPRAQFLTVAEVASLMRVSKMTVYRLVHNGELPAVRVGRSFRVHAKAVHDMLESSYFDAG